A DNA window from Thermosynechococcaceae cyanobacterium Okahandja contains the following coding sequences:
- a CDS encoding transposase — MVTRKQTFRLYPNKAQEKALFAARRLHCYLYNACISHRQFEYKHHRKLISYLDQQNLLPAFKAEWEEFAMLHSQALQSTVKRVDLAYQSFFKGLHGKPKLKSIRKYSGWGYPAKSGWKVDSTGKHGTVKLNDLGITVKMRGKAKHWGTPTTLTIVYKPSKRQWFASFTVEVVTPAPKFGSESELSYQSIVAYDLGTETALTLFDGSNFEEIENPRFTHKNDEQVRKVAKQKRRKRAPKKGVKASRRWRKINKRESNLNAKVARQRRDWQHKVTSEIARRYDIGVTEKLNTKGMTRAAKKGSQRRQQKAGLNQSILSAGFGTLNKMISHKIEQKGGLVLQLPTREIKPSQRCPKCGAIHKEWAELGNRYHVCSDCGFEISKDRGSAMVMYKVATNQQLGVGTTLVSLGCLSSTSETRKHTGSMKQLGQKKRRKSSATVESGVLETLSACAVG; from the coding sequence GTGGTAACGAGAAAACAGACATTTCGACTGTATCCAAACAAGGCGCAAGAAAAAGCCTTGTTTGCGGCACGTCGTTTGCACTGTTATCTCTACAATGCTTGTATCTCGCATCGTCAATTCGAGTATAAGCATCATCGCAAGTTGATTAGCTACCTTGACCAGCAAAATCTCCTGCCCGCGTTCAAGGCGGAATGGGAAGAATTTGCAATGCTGCACTCGCAAGCACTGCAATCAACAGTGAAACGAGTTGATTTGGCATACCAGTCATTCTTCAAGGGATTGCACGGTAAGCCAAAACTCAAATCGATTCGCAAATACTCAGGATGGGGGTATCCTGCAAAGTCTGGGTGGAAAGTTGACAGCACTGGCAAGCATGGAACGGTGAAGCTGAATGATTTGGGTATCACCGTCAAGATGCGTGGAAAGGCAAAACATTGGGGGACTCCAACGACCCTCACCATTGTTTACAAGCCGTCTAAGCGCCAGTGGTTTGCATCCTTCACTGTTGAGGTTGTCACCCCCGCACCGAAGTTTGGCTCTGAGTCTGAACTGTCGTATCAGTCGATTGTGGCCTATGACTTGGGGACTGAAACGGCTCTGACGTTGTTTGATGGGTCTAACTTTGAGGAAATCGAAAATCCTCGTTTCACCCATAAAAATGATGAGCAAGTTCGCAAAGTTGCCAAACAAAAACGACGGAAACGCGCCCCAAAGAAAGGGGTCAAGGCTTCCCGTCGTTGGCGGAAAATCAACAAACGGGAGTCTAATCTAAACGCTAAGGTTGCACGTCAGCGTAGAGACTGGCAACACAAAGTCACTTCAGAGATTGCACGTCGTTATGACATCGGAGTGACTGAAAAGCTGAATACGAAAGGGATGACCCGTGCTGCAAAGAAAGGAAGTCAGCGTAGGCAGCAAAAAGCAGGACTCAACCAATCGATTCTCTCGGCCGGTTTTGGGACTCTCAACAAGATGATCTCGCACAAGATCGAGCAGAAAGGTGGGTTGGTGTTGCAGCTTCCAACACGGGAAATCAAGCCATCGCAGCGTTGTCCTAAGTGTGGAGCAATTCACAAAGAATGGGCTGAACTTGGCAATCGTTACCACGTTTGTTCTGACTGTGGTTTCGAGATTTCCAAGGACAGGGGATCTGCGATGGTGATGTACAAGGTTGCAACGAATCAGCAACTGGGGGTTGGAACGACCCTCGTTAGTCTTGGATGTCTTAGCTCTACTTCAGAGACTCGTAAGCATACGGGTTCGATGAAGCAACTAGGGCAGAAGAAGAGACGGAAATCCTCTGCTACGGTGGAATCTGGGGTTTTAGAAACCCTATCCGCCTGTGCGGTGGGGTAG